In Macadamia integrifolia cultivar HAES 741 chromosome 13, SCU_Mint_v3, whole genome shotgun sequence, one DNA window encodes the following:
- the LOC122059151 gene encoding protein SIEVE ELEMENT OCCLUSION B-like produces MAEAHPFWFSLSQEQIVLGKVIYSIAENGGKSLSSEDFGIIKHIISPEDFQILRRNFGVTRIFYNGDDKNLPFSLMQFFSDIPSIIDVEGDRLSREYKYEDLLGFIENIFHHAHFNDKSASQENLRVSNEKINQDLRSIEGLQIDSNIQRTIYELYWKMISGCACGVDDAHEVTVALLDSLHDYSWAAQVVLLVAAFAISFGEFWQTVEPPSTTEEDHQSRSICLLKRPHCLMQVTDSMKSGLESIKTLVERIWELTKWLVEFEKEFATSWYATYRKSNAAIEYPEVLVIGYQVVYSVVVETQP; encoded by the exons ATGGCCGAAGCACACCCGTTctggttctctctctcccaagagCAAATCGTTTTGGGGAAAGTAATTTATTCCATCGCAGAAAATGGTGGAAAATCTTTGTCATCTGAGGATTTTGGAATCATAAAGCATATCATCTCCCCTGAGGATTTCCAAATCCTAAGACGAAATTTTGGTGTGACGAGGATATTTTATAATGGCGATGACAAGAATTTACCATTTTCATTGATGCAGTTTTTTTCGGACATCCCCAGCATAATCGATGTTGAAGGAGATCGATTGTCTCGAGAGTATAAGTATGAAGACTTGTTGGGATTCATAGAGAATATCTTCCACCATGCACACTTCAACGACAAATCG GCTTCTCAAGAAAATTTGCGAGTGTCAAATGAGAAAATTAATCAGGACCTAAGATCAATTGAAGGACTTCAAATTGATAGTAACATCCAACGAACTATATATGAGCTTTATTGGAAG ATGATATCAGGATGTGCATGTGGTGTGGATGATGCACATGAAGTGACAGTAGCCTTGCTTGATTCACTACATGATTACTCTTGGGCAGCTCAAGTAGTGTTGCTGGTGGCTGCATTTGCAATCAGCTTTGGCGAGTTTTGGCAAACCGTGGAACCACCCTCGACTACAGAAGAAGATCATCAATCACGATCAATATGTCTACTTAAGCGACCTCATTGTCTGATGCAAGTAACTGATTCCATGAAGTCTGGCCTTGAATCTATAAAGACTTTGGTGGAAAGAATTTGGGAATTGACCAAATGGCTtgttgaatttgaaaaggaattCGCTACCAGTTGGTATGCTACATATAGAAAGAGTAACGCTGCTATTGAATATCCAGAAGTACTTGTTATTGGGTACCAGGTTGTGTATAGTGttgttgtagaaacgcaaccataa